Within the Flavobacterium sp. N502536 genome, the region GCCTTTGTATCCCTGACATTAACACCAATGCTAAACGCCTATCTGATGAAAGGCGGAGAACAGAAAAAATCTAAGTTTTATGTCAGAACTGAACCTTTCTTCGAAAAACTAAACAGTGGTTATGCAGACTCTTTGAATCGTTTTATTGCCAAAAAATGGCTTAGTTTCCCAATTCTGATCGCGTGTTTTGGATTGATTTATCTATTCTTTACCATTTTGCCAAAAGAAACCGCTCCGTATGACGACCGTAGTTCTGTAACCATGCGTATGACCACTCCTGAGGGATCGACTTACGAATACACAGACCGTTTTATGCAGGAAATTTCAAGATTAGTAGACGATTCGATTCCGGAGAAAAAAGTGAGTTTGGTGATTACCGCACCCGGTTTTGGTGCTTCGGCGACCAACTCGGGTTTTATACGACTTTCATTGGTTGAACCTGATCAGAGAAAAAGATCTCAGAAAGATATCGCCGATCAATTGACCAAAATGACGAAACGATATCCTGATGCAAAAACATCTGTCATTCAACAACCTACAATTGCTGTAAACCGACGTGGTGGTTTGCCGATTCAATATATCATTCAGGCTCCGAATTTTGAAAAACTGAGAGAAAAAATTCCAGTTTTTATGGAAGAAGTGGGTAAAAGTGATGTATTCTCGGTTACCGATGTCAATTTAAAATTCAACAAACCGGAAATCAACGTTAGTATCGACCGTGAAAAAGCAGAAAGTCTTGGTATATCCATTATTGATATCGCTCAGACTTTACAGCTTTCTTTAAGTGGACAGCGTTTTGGCTATTTCATTAAAAACGGAAAACAATACCAGGTAATTGGTCAGTTTGATCAAAAAGACCGTTCAAAACCGCTGGATCTGACTTCGATGTTTGTCAAAAACAAAAGCGGAGAATTGATTCAGATGGATAACGTGGTTAAAATTGAAGAACAAAGTAATCCACCGCAATTGTACCACAATAACCGTTACATGTCTGCAACCGTTTCTGCAGGTTTGGCTCCGGGAAAAAGTATCAGCGACGGTATTCAGGAAATGGACAGAATCAAAGAGAAAGTGCTGAACGATACTTTTACCACTGATTTAAGTGGAGAATCGAGAGATTTTGTTGAAAGTAGCTCAAACACTTCTTTTGCTTTTGGATTAGCTTTATTATTGATCTTTTTAATTCTTGCTGCACAGTTTGAAAGCTTTATCGATCCGCTTATTATTATTCTAACGGTACCTATGGCGGTTGCGGGAGCTTTATTTTCGCTATGGCTTTTCAATCAGACCTGGAATATTTTTAGCCAGATTGGAACGGTAATGCTTATCGGACTGGTGACCAAAAACGGGATTCTGATTGTTGAATTTGCGAATCAGCTGCGCGAACAGGGAAAACCAAAATTAGAAGCTATTTTAGAAGCCTCAGAAGCACGTTTGCGTCCTATTTTAATGACGAGTTTGGCGATTGCTTTAGGTGCTTTACCAATTGCAATGTCGCTTGGAGCAGCTTCCACAAGTAGAATTGGTATGGGAGTTGTAATTGTTGGAGGTACTATTTTCTCATTGGCCCTGACCCTATTTGTAATTCCTGCTATCTACTTAATGTGGTCTAAAGCCAGAAAACATTATCCTGAATTTGACCATATTGAAGAATATGAAAGAGATACAAAATAATTGATATAAATTTTGAAACCTATAGAAGCTGCGGTCTTCTTTTTAAAGAACCAACCGCAGCTAATCCTTCATCACATGAAAGCTAAAATAATAGTAACAAGTCTCGTTTTATTTTTGTTTTGCACAGCAAAAACGCGCGCGCAGGAAGTCTTAACGATCGAAGACGCCATGAAGATCGCCTTAGAGAATAATTTCGAAATTAAGATTGCCAAAAACAACTCTAAAATAAGCGAAACCAATGTAACCATTGGAAATGCCGGAATGCTGCCATCGGCTACTGCTTCGGTAACAGACAACAACAGTGTTACCAACTCCTCACAAACACGTCAGGACGGAACTTCTACCTCCTTAAAAAATGCCAAAAACAACAGTTTGGCCTATGGAGTAAGTCTGGGATGGACGGTTTTTGACGGAATGAAAATGTTTGCCCGACTGGATCAGCTTAAAGAATTACAAAAGCTGGGCGATTCTGAATTAAAAAGAACCATATTGGTAAAAATTGGTCAGGTAAACACCGCTTATTTTGATCTGGTACAGCAACAACAGCAATTATCGGCACTCGATACTACAATCGTAATTTCGAAACAGCGACTAACACTGGCGCAAAATCGCTTTAGCATTGGAAAAGCTTCCAAACTGGAAGTTTTGAACGCTCAGGTGGATTTAAACTCCGATCAGGTTGCTTTACTGAGACAAAAAGAATCTTATGCTAATGCTAAAATATTACTGAATCAGTATTTAGCCCGTGATGCCAAAATAAACTTTACCGTAACCGATGTAGTTACTGTAGACAATAAACTGGTTTTGGTTGATTTAATCGATTTGGCACAGAAACAAAATCCTGCTTTGGAAGCACAAATTATCAACAAACGCATTGCCGAACTTCAGTTAAAACAGGTCAAAGCAGATCGTTATCCGGTGGTAAATCTGACTTCGGGCTACAACTTTAACGAAAGTCAGTCGAGTCTTGGATTTACGAGTCAAGCTTCTTCCAAAGGTTTTAATTACGGTTTTAATGCTACTTTAAACCTGTTTGATGGTCTAAATCAGCACCGAAATGAAAAAGTAGCCAAACTGCAGATCGAAAATTCGCAGATTGCCATAGAACAGCAAAACATGATTTTAAGTACGCAATTAAGCACTGCTTTTCAAACCTACTTAACCAATCTGGAACTGATTGGATTAGAGGAAGACAACGTAACCATTGCAAAGCAGAATTTAGATATTACTTTAGACAAGTTTAAAATAGGAACCATTACCACTATTGATTTCAGAACAGCTCAGCTGAATTATGTGAATGCAAAAGTACGCTACAGCAACGCGCAATTTCAGGCAAAATTATCTGAAATTGCCCTGAAAGAATTAGCCGGAAATATTAATTTTTAAAGTAAATTTGTTTCAAAACAGATTCAAATGATTTCATACAACACCAAAGATTGGTTTACTTTTATCTTTCATTTTCATAAATCGGATACCGTTAGAAAACTGCTGCCGATCATGATTGCTATCGGAGTTTACTCCTCAATAGTTGGGTATCTTGAAGTCTCTTATTTTAAAATTGGTAAAAACGATTATATTCCCAACATCCCGATCATGCACGGGATGTTGGGTTTTGTTATATCCTTGTTATTGGTTTTCAGAACCAACACGGCGTACGATCGCTGGTGGGAAGGCCGCAAACTTTGGGGAGCCCTTGTTAATAATAGTCGAAATCTGGCTATTAAACTTTCGGCCATGCTCAAAGAGGAAAACGATCGTAAATTCTTTCGAAAGTTTATCCCTGCCTATGCCTCTGTTTTGCACAAACATCTGCACGATGCTGATACCGGCAAACAGCTTTTTGAAGATGTCGATTTAGAAATTGACCATCACAAACACAAACCAAATCAGGTAAAAAAAATAATTTTTCAAAAAGTAAACGACCTGTACGAAGCTAAAAAAATTAGCGGAGAGCAACTCATTATCCTAAACGAGGAATTACAGTCTTTTACAGACATCTGTGGTGCGTGCGAGAGAATCAAAAACACCCCTATTCCCTACTCTTACAGTGCTTTTATTAAAAAGTTCATCTTCTTTTATACCATGACATTACCCTTTGGTTATTCTGTAAGTCTAGGATATTATGTGGCACCAGTCGTGGTTTTTATTTTTTATGTATTGGCAAGTTTAGAGCTTATTGCCGAAGAAATTGAAGATCCGTTTGGTGATGATGAAAACGATCTGCCAACAAAAAAGATCTCGGAAAACATCAAAAAACACATTGAAGAACTGATTTAACTAAAATGAGTTGTTTGCTCATTTTTCTCGCAGATTTAGCAGATTTAGCAGATTCTTTTTCCTTGGATTGTGTTTCTTTTGATAGCTTCAATTAATACGAAGCAAAAGTTTTATATGTTTAGAATAATAATGTTTTAAGTGAACAACTATAAAACAGTCTGAAAAAAGCAAATAAATTGTTTCTTACTACAATGTGCAATCCTTATATTTGTAACCTCATACAAGAACAAAAAAAGTCAAAATGAAAATATCTTACAATTGGTTAAAACAATTTATAAAAACGGACTGGCCATCTGATCAAACTTCAGAATTACTAACAGATTTAGGGCTTGAAGTAGAAGTTGTCGAAAAATACCAATCGATCAAAGGCGGTTTGCAAGGTGTTGTTGTAGGACATGTATTGACTTGCGAAAAACATCCTGATGCCGACAGATTAAAAGTTACAACTGTAAATATTGGTTTAGAAGCGCCTATACAAATTGTTTGTGGTGCTGCTAACGTTGCCGCAGGACAAAAAGTACCTGTTGCTACGATAGGAACCGTTTTATATGACAAAGAAGGTTCTGAGTTTACCATTAAAAAAGGAAAAATCCGCGGAATGGAAAGCCATGGAATGATTTGTGCCGAAGACGAATTAGGCTTAGGAACAGGTCATGACGGAATTATGGTTTTGGCTGAGAATCTGGTTCCAGGAACTGCAGCTTCAGAAGTTTTTAAGGTTGTTAATGACGAAGTTTTCGAAATCGGATTGACTCCAAACCGTGCTGATGCCATGAGTCACCTGGGTACTGCCCGTGATTTAAGAGCGGGTATGCTACAACGCGGTGTAAATATTGAGTTGATCACTCCTTCTGTAAGCAATTTCAGAGTAGACATGCGTACGCTGAAAATTGACGTTAATGTTGAAGAACCACTTTTAGCACCAAGATACTGCGGAGTAACGATTTCAGGAATTACAGTTCAAGAGTCTCCGGCATGGTTACAAGACCGTCTAAAAGCGATCGGACTGACTCCAAAAAATAATATTGTCGATGTTACTAATTATGTTTTACACGAATTAGGACAGCCTTTACATGCATTTGATGCAGCAAAAATCAACGGAAAAGTAATTGTAAAAACACTTCCTGAAGGAACTAAATTTGTGACTTTAGACGATGTGGAAAGAACTTTACACAAAGAAGATCTGATGATTTGCGATGAAAAAGGACCACTTTGCATCGCAGGGGTTTTTGGAGGTAAAAAATCGGGAGTAACAGAAGGAACTACCGCTATATTCCTTGAAAGTGCTTATTTTGATGCTGTAAGCGTGCGTAAAACTGCTAAAAGACATCAACTGAATACCGATGCTTCTTTCAGATTTGAAAGAGGTATTGACCCAACGATTACCGAATATGCTTTAAAACGTGCTGCACTTTTAATTCAGGAAGTAGCCGGAGGAAAAATCACTTCTGACGTTATTGAGGTTTATCCTAAAAAAGTAGAAGATTTTTCAGTTTTATTGAATTTCAGCCACGTTTCGAAAATTATCGGTCAGGAAATTCCAAAAGATACCATCAAAAAAATCCTGGTTTCATTGGACATAAAAGTAAATAGTGTTTCAGATTCAGGTTTAGGTTTAACGATTCCTGCTTACCGTGTAGACGTACAGCGTGAAATTGACGTAATCGAGGAAATTTTGAGAGTTTACGGATACAACAACATTAATTTTTCTAAAAAATTCAATGCTACGGTAGCTAACGCCCCAAGAACCGAAGATTATAAAGTGCAAAATGTAATTGCCTCACAACTGAACTCACAAGGGTTTCACGAAATGATGGCGAACTCTTTAACTACAGCCGCCTATGCAAAATTATCGACTGCATTAAAAGAAGAGCACAATGTTACGATGCTAAATCCTTTAAGCAGTGATTTATCGACCATGCGTCAGTCTTTATTGTTTTCAGGATTGGAAGCGATCTCCTATAACATCAACAGAAAGAACTCGGATTTAAAATTGTTTGAATTCGGAAAGTCGTATCACAAATATCTTAACGGATATGAGGAGCACAAACACCTTACTTTGTTGATTTCAGGAAACCGAAACAAAGAAAGCTGGACCAACCCTCAAAAAGCTACTGATTTCTTTTTACTAAAAGGATATGTAAAAGGAGTGTTGTCGCGTTTGGGAATTGATAAAATCACCAATGCGCCTGTGCAATCTGATGTTTTCTCAGAAGGAACGGCAATTTGCTACAATAACGAAACTTTAGTAGAAACCGGAGTGATCAAAAAGTCGATATTGAAACATTTCGGAATCAAGCAGGATGTTTATTTTGCTGATTTCAACTGGGATCTGATTTTAAAAATCATTACCGGAAAAATTAAGTATACCGAAATTCCAAAATACCCTGAAGTTCGCAGAGATTTGGCCTTATTGATTGATAAAAGCACGACGTACGAAAGTATTTTTAATCTTGCCAGACAAACCGAAAAGTCTCTTTTAAAAGACATCAACCTATTTGATGTTTACGAAGGAAACAAGCTTCCGGAAGGTAAAAAATCATATGCGTTGAGTTTCACCATTCAGGACAATACCAAAACGCTTACAGATGCTCAAATTGACAAAATCATGTCGAAACTACAGCAAACGTTTGAAACTGAACTTGGAGCAACTTTAAGATAAGTTTTTAAATATCAAATTCCAAATCCCAATTCTGAATATACTTTAGAATTGGGATTTTTTTTATCTGTTTTTAGATTCTAGCTCCTAAGATTTTTGATTAACTATTGATGGTTTCTGATGTGAAATGTTAGATGTTAGAGACAATATAAAATCGGAAATCAAAAATCGTTAATCTACATTCTAAAATCAAATTAATAGGTGATAGCGGCAAAGATGGGATGTTTGCTTATTTTTTCTCTTCCGTTAAGGAAACCAAGCTCCATTAGGAAGTTGCATTGCACGATCTCCCCTCCTAGTTGCTCCACCAATTCACAAACGGCTTTTGCGGTTCCGCCTGTTGCCAAAACATCATCGTGAATCAAAACCCTGTCTCCTTTCTTTATCGCGTCTGTGTGCATCTCTAAACTGTCTGTACCGTATTCGAGTTCGTAAGAAGCCGAAATCGTGTCGTAAGGCAGCTTATTTGGTTTTCTTACGGGAACAAAGCCCGCATTCAGTTCCTGCGCCAGTAAAATCCCAAAAAAGAAGCCCCTGCTTTCAGCTCCGACTACTTTATCGATTTTTTGCCCTTTTAAAGATTCTGCCAGAATAGAAACTGCCTCTTTTCGGGCAATGGGGTCATTTAGCAGCGGAGTGATGTCTTTGAATAAAATTTCTTTTTTTGGAAATCCCTGAATATCACGTATGTAATTTTTAATCTGCATTTATTTTTACTTTTATGTTATTTTATGCTTGTATATCTCACATTTATGTCTATCTTTGCACCCGCAAACAGCAATCAACAAAGCTACTAAAAAATAGCTTATTGATAATAAAAAAAAGGCCTCGTGGCGCAACTGAATAGCGCATCTGATTACGGCTCAGAAGGTTACTGGTTTGAATCCAGTCGAGGTCACGAAAATCCCATTTCTTTCGAAGTGGGATTTTTTTTTTTGCCCTTTAGAAAATAATTGTCCTAAACAGTAACGGTCCAGATTAAGCGTAGCACTTAAATTCTTTGAGTAAAAATTGGCATCTAATCTCTCCCTCTCTTCAGATCTTTCCCCGAATGCATATAAACACTTTAACTTGTAATTATTTTTATTTAGAATAGTTAAATATTATCTTGTTTCTCAATAGTTTTAATAATAGTTTTGCAGACCAATTAAATCTTTTGAAGCTGAAACAACTTACGTGGTTTCCTTCTTAATATAATTGTACTTAATGCTTTTATATAACTAAATGAGAAAATTTCTAAATAAAATACATTTATGGCTCGGGCTTGTAACCGGATTAGTTGTATTTGTAAGTATGCTGGCGGCCAGTATTTTTGTCTGGGAAGAAGAATTATCTGCCTGGTATCATAAAGATAAAATTTTTGTTCCTGAAGTGAAGAGTACTGTTCTACCCCTTGACAGTCTTTATGCTACTATAAAACTAAAATATCCATTTGCAGATTATGCTACAATTAGCCATAATCCAAAAAAAAGTTATGTATTTAACAGCTACGAAGAAAATACAGCACCGCATTGGACAGCAGCTTCAGATTGCAAAAGCTACAGTAACATTTATATTGATCAATATACAGGTAAAGAATTAGGGGAAGTTGATTTAAGATACGATTGGATCTTTAATCTCAGAGTACTGCATCAAAATTTGCTGCTTACTTATGATGTAGGTCATTATATAGTTGGATTTTCGACCTTATTTATTTTCGTTTTAATTTTAACCGGAATCTATTTATGGTGGCCAAAAAATAAAGCAGCTTTAAAACAAAGGGTCTGGTTTCGTTGGAAAAGCACCACAAAGTGGAAACGCAAAAATTATGATTTCCACAATATAGGCGGTATTTATACTTTTATATTTATTCTGATTTTTGCCATTACTGGATTGGTCTGGACATTTGACTGGTGGACCAACGGAATATATAGAATTCTGGGTAATGATCCTGAAAAGGTATGGGCCAAAACCCCTGAAATTTCCAAAGTAAACACTGTGAATACACAAAATCCTTTTGAGTACATGGTTCAGGACATTAAGGTTAAAATTCCTAAATGGACTTCTATTGGTTTATCACTACCTGAAAAACCTACTAAAGAAGCTGTTCCGGTTGCGACTTTTATCAAACACGAAGGAAGTTCGGGCTGGGACGAATCTGATATTTATACTTATAACAGTGTCTCAGCAAAAAATTATTATACCGTTAAGCATAAAGACAAAACGCTGGGAGCAAAATGGAGAAACAGCAATTATGCAATTCATACGGGAAGTATTTATGGCTTTCCCACTAAATTGTTAGCTTCTTTAGTTTCTTTGTTTTGCGCTTTACTTCCAGTCAGTGGTTTTTTGATTTGGTGGGGAAGAAATAAGAAAAACAATCGAAAATCAAATTAGAATGGTTTGTAAACTGTTCAGTAACGGTCACAAAAAATCCCACTTCTTTCGAAATGGGATTTTTTTTTATCCTTCTTCTTCTATAACTGCATTTTAAAGTTTGAAAGATCTGCAAAGTCAAAAGGCATAAACCATTAACTACTTTAAGCATTTGAATTTTGTAAATTCAGGGGATAAAAATGTGGCAGAACCTCTTGTCCAATCAATTTTAAGGCTTCTTCCAACGGAACTTCTGATTTTCTTAAATGAAGTGCCATGTGGTTTACCCCTGCCAATTCATATAAACGCAGTAATTTCGTTAATCCATTAATACCAACAGCGCCACCAAAACGATGCGGTGTAAAAGGAGCATCAGGATTCTTTAAAAGATTTAAGTGGAAAGCTGATATATAAGGTTTCGATGCCTGATTGTTATCATAAAGTGCATTTTTCCATTCTCTTACCAAAACTTCCGTGTCTGCAACATTTCTTGGATAATTGAACCAGCCCTGCATGTTTTGAGCGATCCAATCCATACTTTGTTTTGCTCTTCCGGCTAAAATCCACGGAATTTCATTTTTAGGTTTTGGGTAAACTTGAATTTCATTGGATAAACCTTCATAATATTGATTCAGCTCGCTTTGCTCTTTCCATGCTTCTTTGATTATCTCATGGTTTAAAGCAAATCTTTCTGCTCTGGTTTCAAAATCAAATCCAAACAAAGGAAATTCTACAGGACGATCGCCTAAACCAACACCAAAAAGATAACGGCTTTCAGATAAATTTTCGATAGTTGCAATTGCTTTTGCCAATTGAAGCGGATCATGCAAAGGCAGTACAACCGCCGCAGTCCCAATGGCAATAGAATCGGTAATGGCAGCAACATACCCCAGATACGATAAGGTGTCAAAAATTTGAGCGCCATCTCCAAAACCCGGATCATATACCGGAACTTCGCGCATCCATAAAGCAGCAAATCCAAGTTTGTCTGCCAGTTTAATAAGTTCTGTGTGTTTGCTTATATCAGGAATCCCAAAAGGACGTGCTTGTTTTTTTCTTTTTTTCTCTCCTTCAAGAGACCAGTCGTTGTCTAATGGAAATTCTAGTCCAAGAGTCATTCGGCCGGGTATATGTATTTTACAAATTGTTTTCATTTTTAAATTAAATTAACGGTTAACAGATTACGAGTTATTTTAATTATTTGCTTTCTTTTTTACTTGATATTTTTGAGCTCAGTAAGGTTGCACCTATCGCAAGTACTACAAACAAAGCACCAACCCAAGGAGTAGATTCGAGTCCTAAAGTAGATTCTACTACTAATCCGCCTACATAGGCCCCAATGGCAATCCCCACATTAAAAGCTGCGATGTTAAAGGCAGATGCCACGTCTTCGGTTCCGGGCAGGTAACGTTCTGCCAGTTGAACCACGTACAATTGTAATCCCGGAACATTTGAAAATGATAAAGCTCCCATGATAAACAAAGTAATAATTCCAAAAAGAGAATCACTTGCCGTGAATGTAAAAACCAGCAATGCAATCGCCTGTAAAACAAACATCCACAATAATGCTTTCAGCGGATTTTTATTTGCTGCTTTCCCTCCTATAAGATTCCCGAAAGCGATCGCTATTCCGTACAATACAAGCACTACATTCACCATTGATTCAGAAAGCCCCATGATTTTTTGAAGTATTGGAGACAAATAAGTAAAGGCAACAAAAGTTCCTCCATACCCCAGCGTAGTCATTAAAAAAGCCAACAGCAATCGACCGTTTGCTATTACTTTAAACTGGTCTTTTATTGCGATTGTTTTTTCATTTTCGATTTTATTTGGGAGTAAAATCCAACCCGAAATCAAGCCAATCAGTCCTAAAACAGCAACTCCAATAAAAGTAGCACGCCATCCAAATTCTTGTCCAATAAAGGTTCCGAAAGGTACTCCGGTAACAATAGCAACCGTTAAACCTGTAAACATAATAGAAATTGCCGATGCTCTTTTATCAGGTGATACTAATGAAGCGGCAATGGTAGAACCTATCGAAAAGAAAACCCCATGAGCCAATCCTGTAATGATTCTTGCCATAACCAAGGTATAAAAACCAGGTGCTATTGAAGCAAGACCATTTCCTATAATAAATACAATCATTAACCAGATGAGTAATTTTTTTCTTGGAATACTTCCTGTTAAGGCTGTTAGTATTGGTGCTCCAATGGCAACACCAATGGCATATAAACTCACCAGTAATCCTGCTGATGGAATACTAATATTTAAATCTGTGGCAACTGTTGGCAATAAACCCACAATAACAAACTCTGTGGTACCAATTCCAAATGCGCTTATTGTTAATGCCCATAGCGCTGCAGGCAGTCTTTTTCGTGTAGTGGCAGTTTGTGCTATAACTGCTGTTTCATTTGTTTTCATATCGTTGTTTCAAATAAAATTATAAATGATTTAGGAGGGGAAAGGTTTAAAAAGGCAAGAGAAATAAGAGAATGCCCCGAAGGACATCCTCCTATCCTACAACCAGTTTAATCAATCTTAATGTGTCCTATAGGGTAAAGGAGAATGTTATTATTTAATCCCGCTGGATTATGAATTTCAATGCCGGCTATAAATGAGGAATGTTTCCAGGAATTGCTTCCAGAACTATTGACATTCTTTCTGATTTATTTTGTGCATTATTTGCAGTACCTAAAAAAGCGGTAACTGCCTGCATAAAATAGTGGATCGTTTTCATAATTGCATTGTTTAAAATTAACAGTACAAAGTTCTAACGATAACACAAGATATGCGAGGAGGAACATCACAGTTTTGAAGTGATGTAGATCAC harbors:
- a CDS encoding TolC family protein; protein product: MKAKIIVTSLVLFLFCTAKTRAQEVLTIEDAMKIALENNFEIKIAKNNSKISETNVTIGNAGMLPSATASVTDNNSVTNSSQTRQDGTSTSLKNAKNNSLAYGVSLGWTVFDGMKMFARLDQLKELQKLGDSELKRTILVKIGQVNTAYFDLVQQQQQLSALDTTIVISKQRLTLAQNRFSIGKASKLEVLNAQVDLNSDQVALLRQKESYANAKILLNQYLARDAKINFTVTDVVTVDNKLVLVDLIDLAQKQNPALEAQIINKRIAELQLKQVKADRYPVVNLTSGYNFNESQSSLGFTSQASSKGFNYGFNATLNLFDGLNQHRNEKVAKLQIENSQIAIEQQNMILSTQLSTAFQTYLTNLELIGLEEDNVTIAKQNLDITLDKFKIGTITTIDFRTAQLNYVNAKVRYSNAQFQAKLSEIALKELAGNINF
- a CDS encoding efflux RND transporter permease subunit; translated protein: MSLSTTSIKRPVLTIVLNLLIILFGFIGYTFLGVREFPSIDPAQVSIRTNYTGANSDIIESQITEPLEKAVNAIDGIRNITSSSNQGSSNITIEFNLDKNLEEAANDVRDKVSQAIRSLPQDIDAPPVVSKADADSDAIISMTVQSDTRNSLELSDYAENVISQRLETIPGVSGVQIWGQKRYAMRLWIDPVKLTAYKCTVSDVRNALNAQNVELPSGKLTGNNTELTVKTVGNLSKPEEFNNIIIRTNGDKIVRLSDIGGAELGPENIETKLSQSGLPMIGLAIVPMPGANYLDISTEFYKKYEALKKDLPKDIKLNIALDNTIFVKKSVLEVAETLGISIILVIIIIYLFFRDWAIAFRPLIDIPVSLIATFFIMWLFGFSINVLTLLAIVLATGLVVDDGIVVTENIFKKVEEGMSPIEAAIKGSNEIFYAVISISVTLAAVFLPVIFLEGFVGRLFREFGVVIGAAVLISAFVSLTLTPMLNAYLMKGGEQKKSKFYVRTEPFFEKLNSGYADSLNRFIAKKWLSFPILIACFGLIYLFFTILPKETAPYDDRSSVTMRMTTPEGSTYEYTDRFMQEISRLVDDSIPEKKVSLVITAPGFGASATNSGFIRLSLVEPDQRKRSQKDIADQLTKMTKRYPDAKTSVIQQPTIAVNRRGGLPIQYIIQAPNFEKLREKIPVFMEEVGKSDVFSVTDVNLKFNKPEINVSIDREKAESLGISIIDIAQTLQLSLSGQRFGYFIKNGKQYQVIGQFDQKDRSKPLDLTSMFVKNKSGELIQMDNVVKIEEQSNPPQLYHNNRYMSATVSAGLAPGKSISDGIQEMDRIKEKVLNDTFTTDLSGESRDFVESSSNTSFAFGLALLLIFLILAAQFESFIDPLIIILTVPMAVAGALFSLWLFNQTWNIFSQIGTVMLIGLVTKNGILIVEFANQLREQGKPKLEAILEASEARLRPILMTSLAIALGALPIAMSLGAASTSRIGMGVVIVGGTIFSLALTLFVIPAIYLMWSKARKHYPEFDHIEEYERDTK
- a CDS encoding adenine phosphoribosyltransferase, with translation MQIKNYIRDIQGFPKKEILFKDITPLLNDPIARKEAVSILAESLKGQKIDKVVGAESRGFFFGILLAQELNAGFVPVRKPNKLPYDTISASYELEYGTDSLEMHTDAIKKGDRVLIHDDVLATGGTAKAVCELVEQLGGEIVQCNFLMELGFLNGREKISKHPIFAAITY
- a CDS encoding TIGR03571 family LLM class oxidoreductase is translated as MKTICKIHIPGRMTLGLEFPLDNDWSLEGEKKRKKQARPFGIPDISKHTELIKLADKLGFAALWMREVPVYDPGFGDGAQIFDTLSYLGYVAAITDSIAIGTAAVVLPLHDPLQLAKAIATIENLSESRYLFGVGLGDRPVEFPLFGFDFETRAERFALNHEIIKEAWKEQSELNQYYEGLSNEIQVYPKPKNEIPWILAGRAKQSMDWIAQNMQGWFNYPRNVADTEVLVREWKNALYDNNQASKPYISAFHLNLLKNPDAPFTPHRFGGAVGINGLTKLLRLYELAGVNHMALHLRKSEVPLEEALKLIGQEVLPHFYPLNLQNSNA
- the pheT gene encoding phenylalanine--tRNA ligase subunit beta, with the translated sequence MKISYNWLKQFIKTDWPSDQTSELLTDLGLEVEVVEKYQSIKGGLQGVVVGHVLTCEKHPDADRLKVTTVNIGLEAPIQIVCGAANVAAGQKVPVATIGTVLYDKEGSEFTIKKGKIRGMESHGMICAEDELGLGTGHDGIMVLAENLVPGTAASEVFKVVNDEVFEIGLTPNRADAMSHLGTARDLRAGMLQRGVNIELITPSVSNFRVDMRTLKIDVNVEEPLLAPRYCGVTISGITVQESPAWLQDRLKAIGLTPKNNIVDVTNYVLHELGQPLHAFDAAKINGKVIVKTLPEGTKFVTLDDVERTLHKEDLMICDEKGPLCIAGVFGGKKSGVTEGTTAIFLESAYFDAVSVRKTAKRHQLNTDASFRFERGIDPTITEYALKRAALLIQEVAGGKITSDVIEVYPKKVEDFSVLLNFSHVSKIIGQEIPKDTIKKILVSLDIKVNSVSDSGLGLTIPAYRVDVQREIDVIEEILRVYGYNNINFSKKFNATVANAPRTEDYKVQNVIASQLNSQGFHEMMANSLTTAAYAKLSTALKEEHNVTMLNPLSSDLSTMRQSLLFSGLEAISYNINRKNSDLKLFEFGKSYHKYLNGYEEHKHLTLLISGNRNKESWTNPQKATDFFLLKGYVKGVLSRLGIDKITNAPVQSDVFSEGTAICYNNETLVETGVIKKSILKHFGIKQDVYFADFNWDLILKIITGKIKYTEIPKYPEVRRDLALLIDKSTTYESIFNLARQTEKSLLKDINLFDVYEGNKLPEGKKSYALSFTIQDNTKTLTDAQIDKIMSKLQQTFETELGATLR
- a CDS encoding bestrophin family protein yields the protein MISYNTKDWFTFIFHFHKSDTVRKLLPIMIAIGVYSSIVGYLEVSYFKIGKNDYIPNIPIMHGMLGFVISLLLVFRTNTAYDRWWEGRKLWGALVNNSRNLAIKLSAMLKEENDRKFFRKFIPAYASVLHKHLHDADTGKQLFEDVDLEIDHHKHKPNQVKKIIFQKVNDLYEAKKISGEQLIILNEELQSFTDICGACERIKNTPIPYSYSAFIKKFIFFYTMTLPFGYSVSLGYYVAPVVVFIFYVLASLELIAEEIEDPFGDDENDLPTKKISENIKKHIEELI
- a CDS encoding PepSY-associated TM helix domain-containing protein, coding for MRKFLNKIHLWLGLVTGLVVFVSMLAASIFVWEEELSAWYHKDKIFVPEVKSTVLPLDSLYATIKLKYPFADYATISHNPKKSYVFNSYEENTAPHWTAASDCKSYSNIYIDQYTGKELGEVDLRYDWIFNLRVLHQNLLLTYDVGHYIVGFSTLFIFVLILTGIYLWWPKNKAALKQRVWFRWKSTTKWKRKNYDFHNIGGIYTFIFILIFAITGLVWTFDWWTNGIYRILGNDPEKVWAKTPEISKVNTVNTQNPFEYMVQDIKVKIPKWTSIGLSLPEKPTKEAVPVATFIKHEGSSGWDESDIYTYNSVSAKNYYTVKHKDKTLGAKWRNSNYAIHTGSIYGFPTKLLASLVSLFCALLPVSGFLIWWGRNKKNNRKSN